The Pseudanabaena sp. PCC 6802 genomic interval GCAGGTATTTGCCACGATCGCTCTGGGGGGGATGCTGATCTACAATCTCTTCGGGTTATTCGGTACTGCTGCGGACAAGCTCAACCTGTGGGGTGGAGTGGCTGCCATATCGTCGGGTATTACTTTTGCCATCTATTTACTTACGTCGCAGGCCTGCTTTCGGCAAATCAATCCTGTTTCCTTCACGACAATTAACTTTGCCATGCTCCTGGGTTTCAGTATTCCCTTCACTCCTTTCTTCTGGTCGTCATTCTCGCCCAGTCCTGGTTTGTGGGGGATGGGAGCGGCGATCGCCTTGACTACGGTATCGGGGTACATCCTGACCCACTTTGGCACGAAGTTGATGGGGGCGGCACAAGCCTTGATTGTCAGTGCCAGCAGCCCAGTCCTTACAGCGGTGCTGGCGCTCGCGATCTTATCGGATAGTTTGTCTTTATCGCAGGCAATCGGCATCTGCTTGGTTTCGGTTGGCATGGGATGGCTGAGTTGGCAGAGCATCGGTCGCAAACAGCCCGGATCGGCTTAGATCCTGTTTTTAGGCTTTAGTTTTGATATAAGCGATCGCGTGCTGCCAGATCACCATGCTGTGGGTAGCCCCACCATCACTGGTGTGAATGCAAAGACAATGCTCGTCGATCCACTTCACTTGTCCCTGGATTAGATCGCCCGTGAGGAGCTTTAGCTCTGCGGCTTGATTTTCTTTAATCAGGTTGTGGACGCGACGAATGCTGGGTAGGGTAATATTCAGGTCTGACATCGATTGATTAACTCGTTGATTTGATAGCCATAGACAGATCGTTGATGTATAGCTATAGCCAATAGGCTTAGGACGGGGTGCAGGGGTTTCACCCCTGCGTGGGGGCGCAGCCCCCACACCCCCTGTTCTAACAGATCTGTCTACGGCTATATTAGCTATCTAAGCCAAGCCTAATTCTAACTTAAGTAGTTCGATTGACTCGCTGGCAATGTAATTATCGCAGTAGATGACCTCAAGAGGGCGGATGCGTTCTGGTCGGATGATGGCGATCGCTTCGTCTAATTCCTGCCGACCTGAGTGCCCGGCGATCGCCAGATCGGCGCTGCGAGCCACCGTTTGCAAGCGATAGGTATCCTGCGGCAATACCGAAACCACCAAAATATCATCGCCGCGAATGCTATGAATCAGGCTCTCTGCCAGCCGTAGCGCCCCCGTACTGATCGATACTAAGCCAACATAACTACCTGCGGGCAAGTCGCGAATGCGCTGAATTTCTTTGCTGTAGTTGTAGATGTCGATCGCGATTACTCGCACGTTATGGCTGCCTGCGGCTTTACGGGCGGCATCCAGGTAAAACCGATTGGTAACTACAGTGCCAGCGCTAGTATGCTCTAAGACCTGTGGCAAATCCTCAAGCGGCACGATCTGGATGGGGATATCGAGGGCTTGCCCTAGTTCCATTGCCATTATTTTCGCAATGCCAGGATCTTCATGCCCAGAAACAACCAACAGTTGCGCGTTAAAACTCAGCCGCCAATCCACCTCTCGCGACATTAATTCCTTAGCTTTAGCGAGCGAACACCCAGCCGCTAACATCTTATCGAGGCATTCGCGCAATAGCTTTAAGGGTAACTCAGAAGCAGAAGTATTACTATTGCGATCGCTGACATAAATACCAGAACCGCCTCTGGCTTCGACCATACCTGTCTGTTTTAGTTGCTGATAAACTTTATTGATCGTGTTGCGATGCAGCCCCGTCCACTGAGCCAACTGTCGCGTGCTGGGGAGTTGCTGACCGGGTTGATATTGGCGCGTGGTAATGGCAAAGCTAAGCTGATCGTACAGTTGGGTAGAAGCAGAAATTTCGCTATCGGCCTTAATGAAGAACTGCACCATAGTTGTCTTGCCCAGAGCCTACAGGTTGCACTTAAAGATCGTACCGCTGTAGATTTGAAAGCAATTATCCCACAGACTCTCTTTCACTCGAAATAGATCGATTTTAGGATCTATTTCTTTGAGAAAGTCGGGATACGCTAAAAACATTTCCGCAAAATCGTTAAAGTCATCTTTACCTTCGACTTGAGGCATGGAGGTTGACAACCAGGCGCTCAAACTTTGCCAGCGCTCCTCTACAGTGGGAGCAATATGTTCGAACGATCGCTTGACCTCAAACTGGATGCCTTCGGCAAACTGGTAGCAATTATCGTGAAATCTTAAAATGCAATTTTGCGCTGGCAGGTGCAGATCGCAAATCCGCACCAGATCTAAAATCTCTTCTTTGCGCGCAAGCTGATGTTTGGCATCTACCGTGACAACCTCTCCATAAGTTGGCAAGAGACCGTATACCCGCTGGCTGACATCGCTCCAGTTGAACTTAATTGGATGCGCAGTGCTATCCTTACCAGGTTCGGGATTGCATACAGCATAAATTCCACTTTTATCCGGTGCTGGTTCAAAGTAGGCGACCGTATGCACGTTAATTGAGGAAATTGCGCTTAAGCTCGTCCACAGTGCTGGGATCCCGGCTTCAATTAGCTTTTGTCCGTAGAATTGCATTTCCCCCAAGCGCCCGATCCGCAAAACCTTGAGGTTGCGGCTGGGGATCTGGGTTTTGGCCGTGTACGGATCGATGCGAAAAATTTTAGCTAGCTTTGTTGCCGCCTCTTGCTTGCGATCGCTAGGGACGGGATGGATAGACAGAAAACCCAAATTTTGTCCGCCTACAGCGGCGATCGCCTGGGCGATGCCATCTTTGTGCTCTTTCAGATCGGCATCTTCAATCTCTTGCAAGCCCTTACGCGCCTGCGCTAGAAGCTTAGTCTGGGAGCAAGATTTTAAAACATCCCGATAGATTGCCTCTGCCCGATCGGATTTACCCTCAATTTTGTAGAGATCGGCGGTGGCGATCTGTACCTGTGGATCGTTGGGGTTAACTTTGAGGAGTTGCTGCAGTGTTTGAGTCGCTGCGGGCAGATCTTTGCGCCCCAATTGCTGCTCGAACACAGACATCAGATTTTCCAAGCCCATATTTTGCCAACTAATTGCGATTTTTATTAGTTCGTACCAAATCCCGATCTATTAGCCCTTTTCTTGGAGTCTGCACAGGCAGACTGTGTTTGTGTAGCCGCGACTTCTAGTCGCCAGGCAATGTAGGGGGTAATTGATGCAGATTTGGTATCAAAGCCAGTGTCGCAATTATACCCAACTCCACGAAATCGAACCACAGAGACGAGGTGCAATTTGCATACGACCAGAATCTCTGTGGTTAATTAAGCGGAGAAAATTGTATATACCGAAAAACTTCTAACTGCAAATTTGCTGTCGATCCCCTGTCCTTAGAGGACAGGTTTGGCTAGAAGTTATTGGATTTTACCACTGGCGATCGGGCAAAAACTGCCTCTACACCAATGAATTTTCCAGCAACAAAAAATCTAGAAGCGGAAGCCAACACCTGTTTGTACGGAAGTAGCGGTGCCACCTGTGGTGCGATAAGCGTCAAATGCAAAAATTGCATTGGCAAAAACGACCATATTGCTATTAGGTACGGTGTAGTCAACTCCAGGTTGCAGGACAAAACTAGATTTGTTGCCAACTGGGGTATTGGAGTTAGCTATTGCTGCTCCTACACCTAAGTAGACGTCGGTATCGAAGTTAATTGGTAGATCGTAGGAAATAGTTGGCACGACAGCCGTGTTAGTACCAATTAATACCTGGGTTCTTAAAGAAACTGGCATTTCTAGAAACTTATAGCGCAGGGCAATCACCCCGGCTGCGGTTTTGCCTTCACCGGCTCCTGGAGTGCCTTCACTCAGCCCAAAGCTGCCACCGACACCAATATAGCTACCGTAGGCGGGTTGCGCTTGGCTCGGTGCAGCCGCGATCGCTGAAATACAACCCAGTAGCCCAACTCCAAGTAGAACCTTGAACAAATTTTTCACAGACTTGTTCCTCGTATACGAAACTTTTGATTTAAAAGCAGTCAGCTTTGTTGCGTTGGATTCTAACAGAAGATTTTCCAAATAACACACTTACTCGCGGCAGATTTTTATAGCCGCAGTACAGATCGGTTAGTGCAGGGGCGGAACCCCGTCATAAGCTTGTTGGCTATAGCTATTAGATCGCGAGATTTGGTGTTTTTAACTAAAGCTCGAGCCACCCTAGTAGGATCGACGATTTTCACCCAAATTTGTTGCCTACCAGTTACAAATTCCTTAAGCTAGGTCGACTCTGTGGCATCTAAGGGGTAGTAGCCGCGCTCAAAAGCAAAGCGCACGATTTGCGAGCGATTGTCCAAATTCAGCTTAGTCATGATGCTGCTTAGATGAGTCTGCACCGTACGCGGACTTATCTGCAAGCGTTTGCCAATCTCTTTGTTGGTTAGCCCTTGTACCACCTGGCGAAATACTTTCTCCTCTGATGGAGTAAGGCCAAAGTTCGCGTTTGGTGCGGTGGGAGTATCGAATCGATCGGGGGAGATAATCGGCGGTACGATCTGCTGGTTGGGATTGTAAAAAACCATCTCTGTTTTGCCGAGGATGAGGCGATCGCTATGCTTAATCGCAACTGGGGCGATCAGGCGGTGTCCGTTGACAAAAGAACCATTACGACTGCCCAAATCTACCAGATAGAAATTACCAGCGCTTTCTTGCTCGCTGTCGGGCAAGTTGTTGGTATGAGATTTTGGCTCGGCCAAGCTAGATGTTTGCTCCAGGTTCGGATTAGCATAGCTGTCATTGTTTTCTGCAATAGGTTGGATGTGGCGATCGATAGGAGGCTCGATCGCTTTACCAACGAGTTGGATAGTGGCATGATTGCGAGATGCCCACTTATCATTCAGTACAATTGAATTGTTATACCCCCGCCCAATTGTCCAAAACTCAGCTTTTGTGAGGGCAACGAATTTCTCCCCATCTACAGTGTCAATTACTAGATGGGGAAAAGGGTATGTTGCATCTTTGTGAAGTTCAAACAAGAGTTTTATTCGCAACGCGACTATGGTGTAAGCATACCCAGGTTGCAACTTTTATCTGACAGGCTACAAATATTTGTATATTTGGGATTATAGCTATACGCGATGTGCATCTTTCCCCCATTCCCTAAATTCCTCTCCCAGAGCAGGAGAGGGACTTTGACCGATTCTGGCTCCCCTTCACCTGTCTTGGGAGAAGGGGCTGGGGGATGAGGGAGTACGTTAGTTGCACATTGCGTCATCTAGGAATTTGTAACCAGGGTGTTAATTTTGGCAAGAGCTACCGGAAAGTTATGGTTTGGATTGTTATTACTATAAATTTGCTGTTAAGCCTGGGCTTAATATGGGCTGCTTGGCAAGTTTGGCAACTGCGAGTTGCTTTGGCAGCAGCGGCTGATAGTGTAGATAGCTGGGCAGCCGCTTCGCAGAGGGGGTTATCGGTATCTCCTCCTGCTATTTTAATCGCGCAGAAAGGATCGGCTGCTTTAAAACAAAAGTATTGGGCATTCTTACCTCAGATCCAAAAAATTCAGCTAGTTTTATTTACTCTGGGGCAACTGCAATCTTTAATAAGATGTATGAGTTTATCCCCAAGGCATCGGCACAAAGCCCGACCTGAAAATTTAAAAAGGAGGGATCTCCATGTCAAACGGCGCGGGTAAATTTTTAGGTGGTTTTTTAGTTGGCAGCGCGATCGGCACTCTAGTAGGCTTATGGATCGCACCAAAATCTAGTAAGCGTACCAAGCGCTTGCTGCGTAAGTCTGCAAACGCCTTACCAGAAATTGCAGAGGAATTAACTGCTAACGTGCAGCACCAGGCCGATCGCCTGACAGAGTCCGCTCAGAAAACCTTAGTAGAAGCCCTGGAAAGATTGCAGACAGCGATCGCAGTAGGGCAAGCAGCTAGCCAGAAACTGCGTCAAGAGCTCAGCGTGTCGTTAACAGACTCCGAGCGCAATCCACCGGACAATGACTCTCTATGAATAATTCTCTATGAAAGAACCTATATTCTGGTTGGCATTGTCTTTTCTGCTAGTAGCAATTAGCCTGACGATCCTGCTTGCTAGCGCTATCCCAGCTTTTCGAGAATTGGCAAGAGCTGGTCGCAGCGTGCAAAAGCTCGCCGATGTCATCTCGCGCGAACTGCCGCCCACATTAGAAGCTATTCGCCTCACGGGTTTGGAAATCAGCGAACTGAGCGACGAGCTAAACCAGGGTGCCAAAAATGCTGGCGAGGCAGTCAAACAGGTGAATGAAGGAATTAAGGGTGCCAAAAACCAGGCGCAAAAAGCTTCGATCGCGACTCGCAGCGCGATCGCTGGCATCAAAGCTGGTTGGAATGCCTTCAGCCAACCCCGACGCTCCAGACGGCCATCCAGTCTCGCAAACGATTCTTCCCCCCCCAAACAACTACCACCCTTTGACGATAATTCGAGGTTCGATATAGAGCCAAAATAGTCGGGGAATGATGGGTTATAGAGGTTAGTCTTTTAAAGCATCAAGAAGTCTTATCAAATTAGGTAAGTCATTCTGCACTACATCCCAGATTGTCTCAACATCTACCCGATTATAGTCATGAACGAGGATGTCTCTCATTCCAGCAATATCACGCCAGGGAACTTCTGGATAATTTTGCCTAAACTCAGGCGATAATCGTTTTGTTGCCTCACCAATAACAAGAATGCGCCTGAGTACGGCATCCTGCTTTTCATTGTTAGACAGGAACTCATCCAAAGTAACACCTGCTGTATAGGCAAAGATTTTTCTAATCGCCTCAATAATATCTAGAATCGACTCTTTATCCCTCGGCATAAATAATCTTAGCGGAACCTAATATGTTTTGACGGCGGATGTAATTCGGATCGACTAAGATGGCAGACTTGCTAACAAGATCGACTTTCCGAGCGAACAAATCCTCAAGCTCATGTTTCATTCGGGCTTGTAAAATCAGATTCTTTCGAGCATTCTCGTCATAGGTAAACAGCACATCAACATCACTTGGGTGCTCTCCATTGACTCGAAAGTCATCCCTCAGAACTGAACCAAACAAAGCGATCTCAGCGATTTGCCATTTTTTGCAAAAGCTAGCAATATTATCCAGGGTCGCGTTCAGACGTTGAAAAACTAATTGCATCGGTACGGCACTAACAGCAATATCTACCTTAGGGTGCTGTTCTTGTTCGTCGTACTTACCTTCCCAGGCAAACGCGGTTCGCGTTTGCGATCGCGGATAAGATGTATTGGGGTCATGCATGGATTGCGGAGGCATGGGCTAGTCCTGAAGGGTAACGCTCTGCAAAAATTATAGCAATTGTGAGAGAATTCAAGCATCTCCTAGTTAGAGACTGGTGAATATGGCTAGTAATTGGCAATTAATTCCACCTGTAGAACCGCCAACCTGGTTAGTCGATCGCGCGGGTATCTATGCCGCCCAGTTACTTTGGCAGCGGGGATGGCGCGATCGCGATCGCGTCGAAGCATTTCTCGATTGTGCAGCCTATACGCCCACAAGCGCGGTTGCCTTTGGTGCCGAGATGCAACAGGCAGTTAAGCGCATTAAACAAGCTTTCGAGCGCGATGAGAAGGTGTTGATTTGGGGTGACTTTGATGCGGATGGGATTACAGCTACATCCGTCTTGTGGGAAGGTTTGGGACAATTCTTTCCTCAGGAGCGCAGATTGTTTTATTACATCCCCGATCGCCTGGTGGCATCTCATGGATTATCGCAAGCGAGTATCGAGCGACTGCACTCCGAACATAATTGCCAGTTAATTATTACCTGCGATACGGGCAGCACTAACCTGGATGAGATTATTTACGCGCGATCGCTTGGCATCGATCTCATCGTTACCGATCATCACACTTTGCCTGCCGAGCGCCCGCCTGTGGTAGCGATCGTCAATCCGCGCTATCTAGAACCTACTCACCCACTCTATCATTTATCAGGCGTGGCAGTTGCTTTCAAACTAGTGGAAGCTTTGTATGAGGGGATGCCGATCGATCGCACCGCAGTGGAGCCTTTAGAGAATTTACTCGATCTCGTCGCGATCGGTTTAGTGGCCGATCTGGTGCAGTTGGTGGGAGACTGCCGTTACCTGGCACAGAGGGGCATCGAGATTCTCCGCCAAAAACGCCGTCCCGGCATCAAGTCTCTATTAGAGCAGTGTAAAAAGGCTGGCGATCGCGCCATTGATATCAGTTTTGGTATCGCTCCCCGCATCAACTCCATCAGTCGCATCTGGGGCGATGTCCGTAAGTGCGTAGAGTTACTCACCAGTCAGGATCCTGAGATTTGCCAGGAATTAGCAGAGCTAGCAGAGCTGGCCAATACCGAACGCAAAGCACTGCAAAGGCGCATATTAAGTCAGGTAGAGCAAAAGATCGATCGGGTCGATTTATCTACTACAGGGATTCTCGTCCTAGACGATCCCCAATGGCCGGTTGGGATTTTAGGATTAGTGGCGGGGCAGGTTGCCAGTACCTACAATCGTCCCACTATCCTCTGTAATAGCGAAGCTGAATTAGCTCGCGGTAGCGCCCGTTCTATCGCGGGCATCGATCTGTACGAACTGATTAAGGGGCAGGAACATCTGCTCGCAAGTTTTGGGGGACATCCACTTGCTGCTGGGTTTAGCCTGCCCACAGTCAATCTCTCGCTTCTGCGCGAAGCTCTCAACCATCGCTTTTGGCAACATAACGGTCAAATGCAAATCCACCCTCTAGAGATCGATTTGAAACTGACAATTTCCGAACTCGGACAAAATCTATTTCGGCAGATCAAGCTACTCGAACCCTATGGCATGGGCAATCCCGCCCCTCGTTTTCTGATTTCCAACTGCCGCTTTGAGAATATCTTTAATGCCAATATCAAAACTTTTAAAGGGAAGAAGGTAGAATACATTCGCACAGAATTCGATCTAGTCGATCGCACGGGTAGAATCAAGGGCGACTGGTGGGGGCATTACAGCTACGAGTTACCCGCAGGTGAATGTAATGCAATCGTGGAATTAGTAGATAATCCCTCTAAACGAACTTATACAGTTCGTTTGATTGACTTTGTGGAATTAGCTGGCGATCGCGATAATTTAGAGAATAGTTTCAATCTCCCAGCTTATGCCAAGACGATTGCTACCCATCTCAGCATTCGCGAAGCAATTACCCACCAAGTCAAAATACTGGACTGGCGCGGTAAGTCGCAAACCGATTCCATCGATTCTATTGATATGAGTATTGATATGAGTGAAGTCGTTATTTGCGATCGCTGTCCCACCAGTTGGCGCGAGATCGAGTACTGGCTCGGTCGAGCTTCGAGCCACCACAAGCCCTTAGTCCTGACATACTCCCCACCCGAGCAAAGCAATGGTACGAAAGCCTGGCGTTTGCTCGTCGGGATTGCCAAATATCTCAGCCGCACGGGTAAGGCGATCTCCAGATCGCAACTGCGATCGCAACTCCATCTAGAAGATGCCGCATTGCAACTAGGACTGGACGCGATCGCCGCCTATGGTTGGCAAATCGCGCCAGATCGGCAAACTAACCCATCGTTGCAAATGCAGTTTGTAGATACGGCAGCAACGTCTCAAGAAACGGCAATTTGTGCCACCCAAAAATTCATCAATGCCGTCAACGAACTATCATTTCAACAGCGATACTTCGATCGACAATTATTAAGCCTTATAGCGGTTTATGCTATCACAGGCGAACAGTGCCATTAAAATTACCTAAAACGTCCCATGATTAAGGCTCTCACATTTTGCTGCATCTGTTTTCGTTGCGTTGGTGTCAGTTCGTTTGCAATTTGTTGATATGTCGATCGCAAGATCGGCCCGATCTGACTTTTCTGGTCGCTGGAAAGATTGAGTTCGCCGATCGCAGTTCGTAAGTCCTCGTTATTACCGATCGCATTTAATACAGTTGTTTTCTGGTCTGGTGTGAGAATATTACTCAGTTGAACGATCGCGTTTTGACGAATCTGCTGTATTTTTTCCTGCTGTGCGGAAGTGAGTTGGATACCTTTGAGAGCTGGATATGTCTGGGCAATCCTATTGGAATTGGCTTGTACTACTGGTACAGGATGAATAGCGACAGTAACAGCAGTAGCGGCAGTGGCGATTGCTAGGAGCATCAGGTTCAGGTTCATAAGGTCTACAGATGATGAGTAATTGATAGCCTTATGGTAGAAGTTGTGCAGAGCGATCGCATGAGTCGAAGGTCACGAAATTAACCATGACGTTTGTCATATCGCGCTCCTATAGGGCATTATCTATTATCTAATATGGACGACCGTCTTTGTGTGTCATCTTCCATACGCCATTTGTTAGTTGGGTGGCTTTGAGGTCGTCGTTGGGATATTCAACTTCATCTCCTTCCGCGCGATCGCCGATTTCAAGATATGTCACTTCTTCATTAGATCGATTAACAAGGTGATGAGCCACGCCCGTACCTGCTTTAAAGCCATAACAGTCGCCAGGATTCAAAACGAATTCCTCTTCTCCTAGAATCAACGTTGGAGTTCCTTCGAGAACGAAGATGAATTCATCTTGCTTTGAGTGACTGTGAGCCAGAGCGGACATTGCACCTGGAGAAAGATGAGTCAAATTGACTCCAAAATTAGTCAGACCGAAGACATCACCCAGTTTGCGTTTCAGTCGTCCTTT includes:
- a CDS encoding Hfq-related RNA-binding protein — its product is MSDLNITLPSIRRVHNLIKENQAAELKLLTGDLIQGQVKWIDEHCLCIHTSDGGATHSMVIWQHAIAYIKTKA
- a CDS encoding GntR family transcriptional regulator, whose protein sequence is MVQFFIKADSEISASTQLYDQLSFAITTRQYQPGQQLPSTRQLAQWTGLHRNTINKVYQQLKQTGMVEARGGSGIYVSDRNSNTSASELPLKLLRECLDKMLAAGCSLAKAKELMSREVDWRLSFNAQLLVVSGHEDPGIAKIMAMELGQALDIPIQIVPLEDLPQVLEHTSAGTVVTNRFYLDAARKAAGSHNVRVIAIDIYNYSKEIQRIRDLPAGSYVGLVSISTGALRLAESLIHSIRGDDILVVSVLPQDTYRLQTVARSADLAIAGHSGRQELDEAIAIIRPERIRPLEVIYCDNYIASESIELLKLELGLA
- a CDS encoding LuxR C-terminal-related transcriptional regulator, encoding MFELHKDATYPFPHLVIDTVDGEKFVALTKAEFWTIGRGYNNSIVLNDKWASRNHATIQLVGKAIEPPIDRHIQPIAENNDSYANPNLEQTSSLAEPKSHTNNLPDSEQESAGNFYLVDLGSRNGSFVNGHRLIAPVAIKHSDRLILGKTEMVFYNPNQQIVPPIISPDRFDTPTAPNANFGLTPSEEKVFRQVVQGLTNKEIGKRLQISPRTVQTHLSSIMTKLNLDNRSQIVRFAFERGYYPLDATEST
- a CDS encoding YtxH domain-containing protein; this translates as MSNGAGKFLGGFLVGSAIGTLVGLWIAPKSSKRTKRLLRKSANALPEIAEELTANVQHQADRLTESAQKTLVEALERLQTAIAVGQAASQKLRQELSVSLTDSERNPPDNDSL
- a CDS encoding DUF86 domain-containing protein, which translates into the protein MPRDKESILDIIEAIRKIFAYTAGVTLDEFLSNNEKQDAVLRRILVIGEATKRLSPEFRQNYPEVPWRDIAGMRDILVHDYNRVDVETIWDVVQNDLPNLIRLLDALKD
- a CDS encoding nucleotidyltransferase family protein; its protein translation is MPPQSMHDPNTSYPRSQTRTAFAWEGKYDEQEQHPKVDIAVSAVPMQLVFQRLNATLDNIASFCKKWQIAEIALFGSVLRDDFRVNGEHPSDVDVLFTYDENARKNLILQARMKHELEDLFARKVDLVSKSAILVDPNYIRRQNILGSAKIIYAEG
- the recJ gene encoding single-stranded-DNA-specific exonuclease RecJ; this encodes MASNWQLIPPVEPPTWLVDRAGIYAAQLLWQRGWRDRDRVEAFLDCAAYTPTSAVAFGAEMQQAVKRIKQAFERDEKVLIWGDFDADGITATSVLWEGLGQFFPQERRLFYYIPDRLVASHGLSQASIERLHSEHNCQLIITCDTGSTNLDEIIYARSLGIDLIVTDHHTLPAERPPVVAIVNPRYLEPTHPLYHLSGVAVAFKLVEALYEGMPIDRTAVEPLENLLDLVAIGLVADLVQLVGDCRYLAQRGIEILRQKRRPGIKSLLEQCKKAGDRAIDISFGIAPRINSISRIWGDVRKCVELLTSQDPEICQELAELAELANTERKALQRRILSQVEQKIDRVDLSTTGILVLDDPQWPVGILGLVAGQVASTYNRPTILCNSEAELARGSARSIAGIDLYELIKGQEHLLASFGGHPLAAGFSLPTVNLSLLREALNHRFWQHNGQMQIHPLEIDLKLTISELGQNLFRQIKLLEPYGMGNPAPRFLISNCRFENIFNANIKTFKGKKVEYIRTEFDLVDRTGRIKGDWWGHYSYELPAGECNAIVELVDNPSKRTYTVRLIDFVELAGDRDNLENSFNLPAYAKTIATHLSIREAITHQVKILDWRGKSQTDSIDSIDMSIDMSEVVICDRCPTSWREIEYWLGRASSHHKPLVLTYSPPEQSNGTKAWRLLVGIAKYLSRTGKAISRSQLRSQLHLEDAALQLGLDAIAAYGWQIAPDRQTNPSLQMQFVDTAATSQETAICATQKFINAVNELSFQQRYFDRQLLSLIAVYAITGEQCH
- a CDS encoding cupin domain-containing protein — protein: MGKTIYPEPYASSVKGRLKRKLGDVFGLTNFGVNLTHLSPGAMSALAHSHSKQDEFIFVLEGTPTLILGEEEFVLNPGDCYGFKAGTGVAHHLVNRSNEEVTYLEIGDRAEGDEVEYPNDDLKATQLTNGVWKMTHKDGRPY